In Levilactobacillus brevis, the genomic window TGGACGTTCAGCTTTAGTTACGTTGGTGGACCGTAAATCACGTTACTTACTATCTCAACGAGTTTCCAAAGTAAACGCCAAGAACGTTACACAAGCTATGATTGACTTATTGCATACTGTGACGCCCAAACGAGTTCGTACGCTTACGCCGGATCGTGGGACTGAATTCGCAAGATATCGTGAAGTTAGTCAAGAGCTAGGTATTCCGGTCTATTTTCCAGATCCACACGCACCACAGCAACGGGGAACTAACGAGAATACAAATGGTCTTATTCGTGAGTATTTCCCAAAAGGAACTGATTTAGATCAACTCACTGACCAAGATATTTGTCAGTTCATTGAAACATTAAATAACCGACCACGTAAGGTCTTAGGCTGGAAGAGTCCATCAGAAATTTTCTTTGGAATAAAGTTGCGCTTGACTTGACAATTCGTCACCAATAAAATGGTTTCTTTCCGTTGCCGCCTTGCCGTTCGCAAAATATGAGCTGGAACGCGGTGGGGACGCGTCGAGCCTGAGGAGCGGTCTTGACGCTCGCTTGGAACCACCAAAGTCCGGTGTTTCCAAGTCGCCATTCTCTAAGAAAAACACTTAGAAAATCCCACGGCTGAGTAGTGGATATCCATTCTATTGAATGCGCCTCACACGAGTGACTGTAAGCGTGGTGGGACTGACCACCTCGCCGGAGGAGGCCAGTAATGGAGCCAGCCGTGACAACGGTGTTAGCTGGCGTTCTTGGCCAGCTTAGACCGTGGGACGACTTGGGAGACTTACGGGGTGTGTAAGGCTTCCAAGCGAGGCGGAAGCCCGTTCTTTGGCTGAATCCGGTCCCCACAGCAGGCGGAATTGCTGGCTGCCGCAGGCCACGTTGTGGGTAAGGCGGATGTACAACTACAGTTGCCAGAACAACACACCATTTAAATGAAGTAAACAAAAAAAGTTAAAGAACAAGGAGGCCAGTCAGATGGCATATTACACAGTCGGGACCATCGTCAACACGCACGGCATCAAAGGGGAAGTTCGCGTGGTCGCCATCACCGATTTTCCAGAGAGTCGGTTTGCGGTCGGTTCCACGCTCTACGCCTTTCAAAAGGGACAGAGCCAGCCGGTTAAGCTCACGGTCGCTTCCGAACGGCCCCATAAGAACTTCTATCTATTGAGTTTTGCGGGTAAGCCGTCGATTAACGATGTGGAAATCTATAAGCAGAGCACGCTGAAGGTCACCGATGACCAGTTGAAAGACGACCAACTCCAACCCGGTGAATATTACTATCATCAGATTGTCGGCTTGGACGTCGTGACCGAAGACGGCGAGAAGCTGGGAACGATTAAAGAAATCTTGTCGCCGGGCGCCAACGACGTGTGGGTCGTCGACCGGCCGGGTAAGGACGACTTGCTCTTGCCCAAGATTGACCAAGTCGTCAAAAACGTTGATCTGGACCAGCACCAGGTCACGGTAGAATTGATGGAGGGACTCGAGTAATGCGAATCGATGTATTAAGTTTATTTCCCGATATGTTTTCCGGCCCGATGCACGACTCCATCGTGGGTAAAGCCATTGAAAATGGCCATCTGACCATGCCTGTCACGAACTTTCGGGACTATTCGACCAACAAGCACGGCAACGTGGATGACTATCCATTCGGTGGCGGCGCGGGGATGTTGCTACAACCCCAACCGATCTTCGATGCCGTGAAGGCTACGCAAGAACAGGCCGCGGCCGAGGGGTTACCCAAGGGACGCGTTATCCTAATGGACCCTGCTGGCGTGACCTTTAATCAGCACGTGGCCGAAGAGTTTGCCCACGAGGAACATTTAACCTTCCTGTGTGGCCACTACGAGGGCTATGACGAGCGGATTCGCTCACTCGTGACGGATGAGGTCTCCTTAGGGGATTTCGTCCTGACGGGGGGCGAATTGGCCTCGATGGTCATGATTGATGCTACGGTGCGCCTCTTACCCGGCGTGCTGGGCAACGAAGAATCTGCGCCCGGAGATTCCTTTTCTTCCGGTCTGCTGGAATACCCGCAATACACGCGACCAGCCGATTTCCGCGGCATGAAGGTGCCGGATGTCCTCATCAGCGGTAATCACGGCAAGATTGATGAATGGCGGCAAAAAGAAGCCCTACGGCGGACCTACACGCGTCGGCCGGACCTCATCGACCATAGTAAGCTGACCAAGGAACAGAAACATTTACTGGCGGACGTTCGGATTGAAGAGGAAGAGCGTCAGGCCGCTGAACAGGAGTCAAGAAAATAACCTTTACAGGCATTTCGAGATATGATACACTTACTTTTGGCTGTTTAGCCACAAAAACAACATTCCGCTGTCGAAACTGAGAATGAGTGTTGGCGAAAGGATAGAATTAATTATGCGCCAAAATACTTTAATTGCTAAGATCAACCAAGAACAATTACGGGACGATGTTCCAGACTTCCGTGCCGGAGACACTGTTCGGGTTCACGCCCGGATCGTCGAAGGTACCCGCGAACGGATCCAGTTGTTCGAAGGTGTCGTAATCAAGCGTAAGGGTGCTGGCATCCAAGCAACTTACACGGTACGTAAGATGAGTAACGGTGTCGGTGTGGAACGGATCTTCCCATTACACTCCCCACGTGTTGCTAAGATTGACGTTATTCGTCAAGGTCGTGTACGTCGTGCTAAGCTGTACTACCTCCGTGAACTTAACGGTAAGGCAGCGCGGATCCCAGAACGCCGTCGCAACTAGTTACAGATCAAAGACCAATCACTTCGGTGGTTGGTCTTTTTCTGTGACAAAATTTGTATCGGATTGTATTCATAAAGGCACAGTCGTTGCTGTGAAACGCCTAAAGTAAAAACAGAGTTGAAGATTTAAGCCAGTGTCATAAAGTTTAAAAGGCAAGACAAAGCAGACCAACCAGTGAGGTTATCACCGATTGGTCTGCTTTTCTTTACTATAGGCGTTAGGAATGCGAATCCCTTTAAAGATTAGTCTCGCGAGTCATCGATTGCCGTTGCATGGGGCCGCATGAGCTTGAACCCAATCAGCGCGCCGCCAATCAGAATGATGACGACGGCGGCGGTAATCCCCATGGTCAGAACCGCGGAGCTAATGCCGGTCCCACTGAGGGCTTGCGTCAGTCCTAGGTTGGCGTACGTGACTGGTAGGAACTTCGCCAGCGGGGCGTAGAGCGTCTTCACGGTTTGAACCGGGAAGATGCCGTTGGCGACGCAGAGCTGTAAGAAGAACAGGACACCGATGACCAGAACGGCCAGACGACCGATGAAGAACCGCAGCACGAGTTCAACGACAAGGACGGCTAGGGCGAAGAGTCCGGTTAAGGCCATGAAGGTAAACGGTTGGGCCGCATGGAGCATGATGGCCATGCCGGCACTGGTAATCAGGGACTGTAACAGGACCCAGCCCGTTAAGTTGGCCAATTGCCGTGGCGTGTGTAGCTGTTTACGATAATCGAACCAGACGACTAAGCCGGTCAGCCCCAGGAAGGTTAAGAGCGAAACCACAAATGGTGCGATGGCGTGGCCGAAGTTTGGCACGTAACTGAAACGCTCATGAGCCAAGGTAGAGGCCGAGGCAAACATATTGGCCGTTTGGGTCGTCAATGGTGTGGCCTTCACCTGCTTGGCGCCGCCTTGTAAGGCCGTGGCTAGTTTACCGTTGCCTCGTTGGAGCTGTTGGGTGCCCGCCATTAGCTTAGGGGTGTTGGCGGCTAACTTCTGCGAACCAGTCGATAGTTGGTTGACGCCAGCGACTAGTTGGGGAGCCTGCTGATTCAGGGATTGGAGCCCACCACTGAGTTGCGTGCCGCCGTTGGCCAACTTTGAAACACCGGCAGTCAAAGCCGGAACTTGACCGTTGAGCTGGCTCAAGCCGTTAGACAATTGGTGGGTTCCCGTGGTCAGCCGGCCAGCGCCAGCGACCAACTGGCCCATGCCACCGGTTAAGGCGGGGAGCTGACCGTTTAAAAGGTCCAATCCGTTGGTAAGCGTGAGTGACCCATTGAGGAGTTGTGTCACGCCACCAGTTAGGGCCGGTAACTCACCTTTGAATTTAGCGGTTCCACTCGCCAGTTGTTGGGAGCCGCTGACCAGTGCCGGACCGTTGGTGGCGAGTTGCTGACTGCCGGCAAGCAATTGCTGCACGCCAGTGGTGAAAGCTGGAACCTTTTGATTGACCTGTGTTAAACCGCCGGCCAATGTTTGGGTGCCGCTAACGAGGGTGCCGTACTGCTTGACGAGGGCGTCGTCATTGGTGTTAACGGCACTATTGAGTTGGTTTAGTGCTTGATTTTGCTGGGTCATCGCGCCCGTGATATTGGTGAAGAGCGTCTTGAGTTGCTGGGCGTCTTGCATGACCTGTAGCAGAGCGGTCGAAGGCGTCGTCTTGTCGGTTGGGGCCAAAGCCGCTACCTCACGTTTTAACGTGTCGACTGTCTTTGACGTGGTTGACGTACTTGGCGTGGCCGTGGCACTCGCTTGGGCGAGCTCATTGGCGGCCGCCGTGACGGCTGACTTGGCAGCGGTCGTGTTCGAACGCGTTGTGGTGGTTGGCTGACTTTGACCGGCATTCGCTAAGGCTGAGGTCATGGCAGTCTTCTGCGCCGCGGTCATCTTCGTTTCCTTGGCCACAGTGGCAACCTTGGCGTCGATTTCGGCTTGGGTCATCCCGGTCGAGTGCGAGGCTGCTTGGGGCTGATCCAACTGGGCGACCGCCGTTTTTAATTTTGTCGCCGCCTGTGAGACCTTGGGGGTACTGGTCGAGGTTGCGGTGTCTTGCAGCTGGGTCAGCGTGGCTTGGACGGCCTGCACTTTGGCGGACGATGCGCTACCATTGGTGAGCGTGCCGGCTAAAGTCGCTAAATCCGTTTGAAGTTTCTGCTGTAACCAATCGCCTTGGGTTTGCAGGGTGGCGGTCCCGCTAGCGGCTTGGTCCTTTAAGCTAGTCATGGCGGTTCCCAACCGGTTGACACCGGCCTGTCCCGCGGCCACTTGACTGGCTAATGATGAGGAACCATCGCTTAACTTAGAGACGGCATCGGCTAGCGTTTGACCATTCGTGTCCAGCTGTTGTAAGCCCGTGTGGACCTGATAGACGCCGTTGACGTATTTGGTCGTGCTCGTGGCCAGCACTTGACTGCCATCGGCCAGTTGGACCACGCCGGAGGCCAGGGTACCCGTCTGGCGATTGAGCTTTTTCAGTCCGGCCGTGACCTGCGCGGAACCGTTATTTAACCGGTTAACGCCACTGGTCAGGGGAGATGTCTTGGTGGTCAGTTGCTGCAGACCGCCGGCTAACGTTGAAGAACCGGTTGAAACTTGGTTAGCCCCGGCGGATAGCTGGGCAACCCCGCTGGCTAACGGTTGGGTTTGGGCCTGCAGGGTCCGCAGCCCGGTCGACAACTGATCGGCGCCCGCGGACAGGCGGTGAACCCCTGTTGGCAATTGCTGAACTTTCGTGGTCAGTTGAAGTAAGCCGTTGTTAATTTTGTTGACGCCGGTCGTGTAGGTATTCATCCCGTCTGCCAGCGTGACGGTTCCATCCTTGAGTTGCGTGGCCCCGTGGGCGGCCGTTTGAAAACCGCGTCCGCTGGCTTTGATCTGGTCAAACATACTCAGTGCGTAGGCCTTGGTCACGGCCCGTTTGACGGCGGAATTTAATTCCGCGGCGCCCGATTGGCTGATAATCTCACCGATATAGTTCAACGAGTCGTTGGTTTTGTAGGCGAGGCGCATCTTTTGGGGATGACGAGAGGTCACGGTCGTGGCGCGCTGTGAGAAGTTAGCGGGGATGGTAACGACGGTATAATACCGATTGTGACGCATGCCCGTGGCGGCCTCCTTGGCGGAAAGGAACTTCCACCCCAACTTGTGATTATGCTTGAGTTGATGCACAACCTGTTGGCCCACCGCCAGGCGTTTGCCTTGGTAGGTAACCGGGCGATCCTCATTCACGACGGCTACCGGTAACTGACCGGTCTGGCCGAACGGGTCCCATAGCGAATGGATGACCAGTCCGGCACAAACCACGGGCAGGACCAATCCGGCGGCTAGGGCACCACCAGTTAACAACTTATGTTTCATTCTCCACACTCCTCAATAATGACTTAAAATGTATATGGCATGTCACATTATAATGCAAGACCTATCACTAATCTGCGTTCACCTCAATAAATTAGTATATGGCATGTTGCATTTATACTAAAAAATTGACTGAAAATTCAGCCATATTTTGGAGTCTACTCGTCTAGGATTTAGATTGCAAGGCTTAGCTTTTTGATGAAAGCCCATTCAAGCCTGAATTAGTTGGGTATCTGGCCAGATGTTTTTTTTCAGTGGAGAGCGGGAAATGGGGGGGAAATCATGAAAAAAACGTCTATTTTGATTAAAATTTTGATGATTTTAGTCTTACTAACGATGACGAAGGTGATTATAGTTTTGTATATTTGGGATGAGGCGATGATTATTATTCAGAGGAAACTGTGCAATAAGACTGAACGATCAGGCTTCACTTTAGCGTAAACGTTTACCCCAATGCCATTCTTTACCCGACAAACTGCTAATGAGTTGAATAGTCGTTATTCACAGCCGTCAGCAATTTCCAATGCAGGGCACGCACGTAATCTTGCAGAAACCAAACGTACGCACATTCAGCAGGAAAAGAAGTTACCGCAAACGGGACAAAAGAATGAGAACTTCCTGATTTATTTAGGAGAAGTACTGTTGGCATTATTGGCTGTACCATTTGTCTTCCGTCGTCGGCACTAGTGAATGATGTAAGGTGACAGTCGTCATTAGACTAGAAATGCCTTAGTGTCTGGCCAACCGATGTTGAAGAAAATTTGAGAGGTTCAATCCGTTTATGAATTGGGCCTCTTTTTTGAACGATAATTACACGCGTTGTATTTTGTTGTCGACATTCGCTACCAATCTTATTTTGGCTCCATTTGCAGCGACCTATGCGGGTTCCCGAGGTATCAGTACCAAGTTTCACCGAAATAAGCCTTGACGAATCAGACTTTATCGTGTATAGTTACTTCTTAGAGTTTAAGAGATGCTAATAAAGAGATTCAGAGAAATTGTTTAGCAAGCCGGAGTTTCTTAGATTTGAAAGTCGCTCGCCCATTCGTAGGAATGGCGGGCGATTTTTTTTGTGCCTCTACTTATTACTAATGTATTTTTTACTCATTTTGTTGCAGGTTTTGACCCAATAAAATAAAAAATCGTTTTATCCCATCACTCGTTCAGCCATCAATTAATTTGGTTAGATACTTCCTTAAGCCAGTCTCCCAGATTGGTTTTCACCGGGGACTTCAGTATGATGGACGGGAAAGAGGGGGAATGTGACATGTCCAAGACAGCGGTGCGACTCACAATTGAAGTGGTTGGTGGCTTGATTGTTTCGGCAGGCTTGCTGTCGTTGATTATCTCGAGCACTTACGCCTACGTTCATGCGTCCGGCGTGACCCACTACACCTTAAATCTATTGGGGATGCCCTTCTTCCACATCAGGCACGTCGCCGGGCACTTTAGCGGACAGACGGATGCCATGGGCATGGGTGTGGTTTGGCTAGTGGCGACGGTGGGCATCTTGGTCTTAGGCGAGTTGCGCCACCGGTTAGTCACCCATCGGTGGTTGTAGGGGGGCGATGCGATGCGGTTAACGACACAAAAACTCACTGGGGTGGGGATGCTGATTACGCTGGGCATCGTTTACGGCGATATTGGCACCTCGCCCCTTTACGTCATGAATGCGATTATCGATCAGGCGGGCCGGCACGAGTTGGCCACGATGACCCCCGTCATGCTGGGGAGTATTTCACTGATTTTTTGGACATTAATGTTGATTACCACGGTGAAATACATTCTGTTGGCGATGCGCGCCGATAACCGGCATGAAGGCGGCATTTTCGCCCTGTATGCGTTGGTTCGCAATCATGCCAAATGGCTGATCTTTCCGGCGCTAATTGGCGGGGCGGCTTTATTGGCCGACGGGACGTTGACGCCCGCGGTGACCGTGACCTCGGCGGTTGAGGGCTTGAAGAACCAGACGTTTGGGGCATTTCATTTCGGTGACGCGCAGGGCTGGGTCTTGCTGGTAGTCACGGGGATTCTAGTCGGTCTCTTTCTGGTCCAGCGGTTGGGAACCCAGCTCATCGGCTGGTCGTTTGGGCCCCTCATGTTGATTTGGTTTAGCTTCATCGGCTTGGTGGGTCTGTACAATTTGGCGGCCTATCCGGCGATTCTTCGGGCTCTGTCGCCGACGTACGCGCTGGCTTTTCTGGTGAGCCCCGAGAATCGGCAAGGCATCTTCATCTTGGGAAGTATCTTTCTGGCCACAACCGGTGCGGAGGCCCTGTATTCGGATATGGGGCAGGTCGGCAAACGCAACATCTACGGGACCTGGCCGTTTGTCTATCTGATGTTGATGCTCAGCTATCTGGGCCAGGGAGCGTGGATGATTCGCCACGCCGATGCGCCGGGCGTCAATCGGTTGGTCAACCCTTTCTACGCGATGGTGCCGGCCAACTGGCGGCTGTTTGCGATTGGCATTGCAACCGTGGCGGCAATTATTGCGTCACAGGCCCTGATTACCGGGTCCTATACGCTGGTGCATGAAGCCATGGGCCTCAAGCTCTTGCCGCGATTGCGTATCAAGTTTCCGGGCAATGAAATTAGCCAGCTCTACATTTCAACGGTTAATTGGCTCCTGTGTGGCGTCACGTTGAGCATCGTCTGGTTCTTCCGGACCTCGAGTAACATGGAGGCCGCCTATGGTCTGGCGATTACGATTACCATGCTGATGACGACGCTGCTGTTGCACGCGTTTCTGCGGCAACGGGGACATCGGCTGGTGGCGACGGTCTTCGTGAGCGCGTTTGGCCTGCTGGAAAGTCTCTTCTTACTGGCGAGTCTGGCCAAATTCGTCCACGGCGGGTACGTGACGCTATGTTTGACGCTGGTCATTCTCACCGTCATGGTGTTCTGGTATTACGGCAATCAGCGACGCAGTGCCCATGTGGAGGAGTCCGAACGCGTCTCGCTATTGGATTTTCTACCGCAGTTAACGGCGTTGAGTCGTGACGATCAGGTGCCGCTGTTTGCGACGAATCTGGTTTACGTGGGTCGGGTGACGCCGGATCATGAGATTAAACGAGCGGTGGTCTACTCGATTCTGGACCAACAGCCGAAGCGGGCGACGGTCTACTGGTTTGTGACGGTCAACGAGGCCGATACGCCGTATGAATGCAGTTATACCGTGGAAACGTTAGGAACGGATAACGTGATGGACGTGCAGCTGTACCTGGGCTTTAAGAAGCCCCAGCGCTTAAATGTCTACCTCCGTCAGATTGTCAATGACTTGTTGGCAACGGGGGTCTTGCCGGATCAGACACCGCGCTATTCGAGCGAGCCAAGGCGGCAGGTCGGTAACTTTAAATTTGTCATCCTCAATCAACAATTTCAGGATTTGGGTGCCCAAGATGATTTGCCGGCGGGGGATCGATTGCTGATTGGCGGTCGGCTCCTGCTGCAGCGGGTCAGCCTGTCACCTCAGCACTGGTACGGCTTGGAATTTAGCGACGTTGTCGAGGAGCGGGTGCCCTTATTTATTGGACATGCGCCGGATCGGACGTTGCGGCGACGGTAAGGCGGCCAGTACGCGACTAACATATTATAGTGGATGGCGTCCTTGTCACACTACGGATTCTAGCTGTTTTATAGCTTTCAACCTTTAGGCTTGAATCAAATTTAGCCGAAAAAAAAGTTCCCAGACATAATGCCTGAGTGAAGTGAACCCCATAAATTGGAGTGAATTTCTAAGCTACTAATTGGCTGGCATGTTCCCGGTATTTTACCGGGGACATGCCGGCCAATTTTGTTTTTATCCGGTGGTAATTGTAATAATCTACGTATTCGGTTATTGCTGCCGCAAGCTCTTGATAACTGCTATAACTGTGATTATGAACAGTCCCTACCTTGAGAATGTGGAAAATACTCTCTGCTACGGCGTTATCAAGGCATGTGGCCTTGCGGCTCATGCTTTGAAAGACTCGAGCTTCTTTGAGAATACTGATATATCGACAGTTCTGGTACTGGAATCCTTGATCCGAGTGAATAGTCATTCGATAAGGCACTTTGGGTCTTCTTACTATAAGGCGTTCTAAGGGATCAGTGACGAATTTAACTGTTGGATGCTGACTAATTGCCCACTCAAGAATTTCTCCGTTATAAAGATCAATGTAGGCAGTGAAGTATGCACGTTCATTGACGGTCTGATGACCCCAACGCACTTCGGTGACATCAGTCACGATTTTTTGAAAAGGGCGATTGGTCTTAAAGTTGCGGTTTAGACGGTTTCTAGCGATTTTACCGACAGTACCTTTATACGAGTTGTACTTCTTTGTTTGCCGTTTAAAGGCAGTGCACAATAAATTATTTTCGCGCATGATTCTCAAAACCGCCTTATGATTGACCAGTATGCCTTTATTCCTAAGTGCTAAGGTTACAGTGCGATAACCATAGTCTGGATTGTTTTGTCGAATCTTTTTGACCTCTTCAACTAACGTTGAAGAGGTGTTTTGATACTTACGATGACAAGCATCATGATAGCTACTGCTCGACATCTTGGCCGCTTTCAATACCACAACTAATTTGACGTTGAATTTACACCTTAGCTCAGTGATTAGCTGGGCTTTTTCTTGGTTTGAGATTTTTTCTGTGCTAAGGCTTCGAGTTTTTCCAAGTAGGCTACCCGAATGCGTAAAATTTCATTCTCTTCTTGAAGTTGTTTGAGTGTTTTAGAATCCTTTGATTTGTCTGTCACTTTTAAAGACCGTCCTTTGAATGGCTTCAAACGTCCTTCAATCAGCTTTCGCTCCCAATCCCATATTGTAACTGGGTTCTTTAGGCGGAAGTGGCTTGCTGTAGCTGGATATGAGGCATGATGAGTCTGTCGCCATTTGATGACTTTAATTTTAAAGGAATAGTCGTAAAAAGTCTTCTCTGAATGGTTCTCCAAGCCCGGAATACCAAACAATTTAAAATTGGCTAACCATTGATAAATGGTCGCGGAGCCTTTGATCCCATACTCTTGCATTAATTTTTGTGGCGATTTTCCTTGAAGATATTTAGTTAAGACTTGTTGTTTTATTTTAGCTGAAAACATAGTAAAACCCCTCGAGTTGGATTTACTCCAATTCGAGGGGTTCACTTCAGAGAACTTTTTTAAAATCATGATTAATCTTCGTCGTTCGCCGTGGCATTCTCCTTAGCCGACCGCTTCTCAGCGTTACGGTAGAAGATCCAAGCGACGGCTCCGAAGAAGATGGGGCCGATAATCGTCCAGAAGGCGGTCTTGTAATCGGCGTCCAGGATTGGTTGGAGGCAGGTAAAGACGATGCCGGCAATCAGAACCAAGAGCACGATACCCACGATGATATTCGTGAAGACCTTGTTCTTGTAGACCACGAATGGCCGTTCCAAGTCCGTCCGTTTCTTGAAGAAGGGGAAGGCCCCAATCAAGAAGAGGTACGGTGCCGACGTGGACACGTTGGCCATGTTAGTTAAGATTTGGTAGAATTCCTTGGCAGCGGAGCCCCCGAAGGAAACAAAGAAGATGAAGACGGCAACGACGGTGGCTTGAATCCACATGGAGTAAGCCGGCACGCCAGCCTTGTTGAGGCGCGTCATCTTCTTCGGCCATAATTTTGGTGAAGATCCTAAGATAAAGGATTTCAGTGGCGAGTAGACCAGCACGAAGAAGGACCCCAGGTAAGCCATGAACATACTCAACCCGGTTAACCGCGCTAAGACGTCCCCAATCAACACGGAAGTCCCGTGAGAGAGGTTTAGGGCGTGTCCCATGACCAGCCCCAAGTTATTCATCAGTACATAAGTAATGTTCCCCAAGTTAACGGAACCACTACCGAGGACGTCATGCCAGTTGGCACTGATCCCCCAAAGGAAGATGGACAGGGAGTAGGCGATGGTGATGGTAATCGTGGAAATGATCAGCCCCTTAGGAAAGGTTTTTTCCGGTTTATCCATACTATCGGTGATCCCGCCCATGGATTCCATGCCGGCGTAAGCAAAGACGGCATAAATCACGAACGACAGCAGGGCCATCGGGGACTGGAATTGCGGGTTCGGTGAGGCGATGAAGCTGTGTAAGCCGTTGACTGGTTCGGCGAGTTGACCGCCGTTTAAGAACCAGATCAGGATGCTGGCGATGAAGAACAGGATGGTCAGACCCATTACGAAGATTCCACCCAATGAGGAAATCTTGGCGATGGAGCTGACACCGCGAGTAGCGAAGAAGGTGACCGCTAAGATCCACACGATCCCGAGAATCCCGATGGTTTGCGTGGAACTCAAGCCTAGAATTCCCCAGGTCTGCGTCTGGTCGCTCCCGGAAATCAGGGTTGATAGTGGAATCCAGACCTTTGTGGACGTGGACAGCATCCAGATGATCCATGAGGACAGCCAGATGAAGGTTCCGATAAAGGCCATCTTTTCACCGATGGATTCGGCTAGCCAGGAGTAGATTCCCCCCTTGGCCTCCTTAAAGGTGGACCCGTATTCTGCCAGCAT contains:
- the yjeM gene encoding glutamate/gamma-aminobutyrate family transporter YjeM, translated to MEKQKKIGLFSLILMIFSAIYGFANGTVAYDQMGYASIIWYVLAALFFFLPSALMLAEYGSTFKEAKGGIYSWLAESIGEKMAFIGTFIWLSSWIIWMLSTSTKVWIPLSTLISGSDQTQTWGILGLSSTQTIGILGIVWILAVTFFATRGVSSIAKISSLGGIFVMGLTILFFIASILIWFLNGGQLAEPVNGLHSFIASPNPQFQSPMALLSFVIYAVFAYAGMESMGGITDSMDKPEKTFPKGLIISTITITIAYSLSIFLWGISANWHDVLGSGSVNLGNITYVLMNNLGLVMGHALNLSHGTSVLIGDVLARLTGLSMFMAYLGSFFVLVYSPLKSFILGSSPKLWPKKMTRLNKAGVPAYSMWIQATVVAVFIFFVSFGGSAAKEFYQILTNMANVSTSAPYLFLIGAFPFFKKRTDLERPFVVYKNKVFTNIIVGIVLLVLIAGIVFTCLQPILDADYKTAFWTIIGPIFFGAVAWIFYRNAEKRSAKENATANDED